In the Glycine max cultivar Williams 82 chromosome 19, Glycine_max_v4.0, whole genome shotgun sequence genome, GTATTACCTGCATTGGTTGGCTTGAAGGTTATAGTAAAATTAGCAACTCTGCTATATAAAAAGACGGTAGTAAGTTTTCCAAACCGAACACACAAAAGGAAGaaaccaaataaaattaaaatcactaaaaaagaaaaaaagaaaaaaataaaaggggagAAAATGACATACTTACTAGGAAAAGTTGAAATGCAGAATTGCATGGGAGTTTCGTTGACGGTGACAAGTGATGCTGAGGGAATATATTAAAGGAAAGGTGAATTATTCCTATCTTCTGAAGCGACTAAATGTATCTTTTGGAGTTCGGCAAAATCTAAAGTTGACTAGGCGtagggtattttttttttagtttgatttcATTTTAGTTGATATTCTACGGATTAATTTTCTCCACACTTGGCTAATGACAACATAACCACACAAAAACACATTCTTGCATAGTACTTCATTGAAGATTGATAAATGCTACTGattatagtatattttttaacacactCTTTTgtatacaatttattttattagttaaaatttattaaaaattataaaattttatgggTCCTGCATCTTATTTAACTAATGAGTTCCACTtatgattttctaatttttaatgaattttaactaataataatatattagaattaTATGGGGACACATTAGTTTAGGCATCAGCAACAGAAATGGCATCCTCTGGCTATGTGTAGAAAATAGCGTACGTGCACTCCTCTTGGTAGCTTATTTAGACACTTTATTCGCATTCAACAGAGGctaatttttgaaattgtaaaagtaattagtgaagaaatGTCAATAAAATTGAGAGCCCTCataatctcattaaataatacaaaattggaaatgaaaaacaaagttcGGATTGGAAATGGTTAATGTTCATACTAAGGCAAGAGTATGCAATGAGATGAAATAAGTTTTGACTTGTAAGGATGGCAATCAATATGGATGTGAATAAAGTATTATAATACTTATCATATCTtcagataattaaataaatagtaagtattaattataataggtACTAGTATATCTTTGTAGTTCTAATAATAAAGACCCTCTTTTCGGATTTGTTTTGTATGAATAATAACTTTAATACTGGTTACCGTGTTCTATGACTACTTAAATACTCATATTTGCttccaaaaaaatcatatttgaatttatttcttatacttTAATATCAGGACACTAACTCACGcacaagaatttcaattttaattttaaggacATGGATATCATTTCCATGAAATCACACTTATCAAATGATCAATcaagtatataataaaattttcaaacccACTTATTTCCATgaacttttacaaataaatatgCAGACCCGAATCTAAATCcatttaatatatatctttCTCATTATATGTATCTTTTTCATATATACCTATTAAAGACTTGTGTTTTGGTTGATGAAAGATaagttaaaaaccatttgaagagcaCTGACTTGTGGTACGTAAAATTTCCGGCGAAAATAATACAAAGAGGTGTGTAAGTTAATGAAAGATAACGTAATTTTtgttcagaaaaaaaaagaaaaataatgccAACATATATTTAGAAGTgacatgattatttttaaaatagcacgaataaaataacttgaaaaatatatgtatataatattttgatcCAAAACATCGTAACTCACGTTACTTTAAAAGAAATAGAATGGAGGAGTACTGTAGAAGAGCAAAAGTTCAAGTAGAATGAAAACtcttaaaaattgtaaaactataaaaatgtataactgaaattaacttttaaaattaagttacacactttatttttttttccctttctttcatttcaATCTAATTTATGCGAGAGAAGAATAGAAACTTttggtttaaataaatttagaagtcacaattatttttaaaataacttgaaaTGATATATGATGCAAAACATGTAGTAGTCACGTTACTTTAGAGTAGGATAAATGAATTAGATTGGAGGTGTATTGAAAAGTAGTAGTTCAAGTagaacaaaaactcttaaaaatgtgtaaaactataaaaatatataactgaaattaacttttaaagTTAAGTTGCgtacttttttctctttctttcatttttttaatctaatattatataagagagaaaaatagaaatttttggtttaaattaataaatttcattttatttttaaaacttttacctTGAGTTTTAATTTGATGTAACTTTTATGGAGAAAAAATCTGGTGAAACACAGTCTAATGCATCGGGCATGTCCAGGGTAAAAAGTCTATtgtcttttttaaaatgattaaattaatatttttttctctaatttattatttaggttcaatttggtgttttaattttgagttcaatttgattctttaatttttaaaattaattcaatttaatcttttagtttttttttcaatttgatcctctaatttttaaaatcaattaatttttatgaaaaatatatattttatgatagTTTAAAGTTATTTAGAGATAGTTTTAAACTGTcacaaaatgttattttttactatttaaaatgaaggatcaaattgaatcgatttaaaaaaaattaaaaaattaaattgaacctaaataataaattaagcaatcaaaatattaatttaaccttttaaaacaaataactgAGTATACGTAATTTTGCGCATGTCTCCTTCAAATCCAACTAATTGATGGATCACAGGACTATTTcagtataaaaataagaaaaagagagagatatcCAGATTAAGATTTGAGATTATCCACCAGGCTCTTGAGTTGGCAAAGGCCAAACATGACAACATCTtattacagtaaaaaaaaaaaaaaaaaacatgtgaaaCGTTGATATCATTAATTTCActtagtcttttattttttaaaatatttattttgttcatttaatttttaattttgagtcatTTTAAcgtaagaaaaaagaagaatgacGAAAAACATCATTATTTTCCAGGCTCGAACTTCGGCCTTTCCTTCCTGTTTGGATCACTTCTCATACTCTAGGAATGTGATTGAAGTGATCTTGGTCTCTATGGAAAGcttacacatatatatacacttttCATGAAGCaagtttaatcaaattaaaagttgAAGTAGATGTGTTGTCCTGACAATCTTATATATGTGTAATGTTTTAACCATATATTAAGTTGTAGACATCAAAATGATAGAACGATGCAATTTCTTCAGGGACaaaattatatacaaatttCATAAAGACACAAAAAGTCAGTTCTAGTTGTAAAATGCCCAAAAGACAAAAATTTGAGAGCAATGTGATCACAGACCTACACGTGGCTATCCGACGAGTCTGAGTGCCCGCCCAGCGCACTTTCACCCTGTTGAGCAGATTTGTTATTCTTGTTTCTTTATTCCTTTTGGGCATGGGTGCATCCTTGTGCTCCAAAAAGTCTAAGCATGCTATTTAATGGAAGAAATTACATGTTTGGGTCATTCTTGGACTCCTTTGAGGACTGTTAGCGAGGACGAGTTTGAGAATCATCTTTTGTCATTGAACATGAAAGAAAGTGACAATAATCCCCCAAGATTTATGGTTCTATCCTCATATCTCtttcatagattttttttttcttttctctttctatgattttttaattttctttgggTTTGGTTAGGATGAACCTCGGTTTATGTGAATTAAGTTATTGAATTCATGCCCAATGTTTTTCCATGATTGACACTGATTATGAAATTGATACATAATGTAAATTTTGCAATTGGGAAATTGGGATTTAGATTGTTCCAATTCAATAACCATACAAATTCTTGTATGCATATATGTGTGCATTTCCTACATCTACTGCTTGTTGCTAATTTTGCTTGCCTAAAGGATTAGgaataaaattatctaatagGAGCATCAAAGGATTCCTGACACCTAAAATTCTTGTTTCTTTCAATACTTTTActtgaattcttctttctttcaattAAATCAAAAACCCAAAATTCTTATTCTTTCATTGTTCTcaaatcaaaagagtaattaATTGATTGTATCATCATTATTGAGAAAGTCTTAGGTAGGCACATACCCATCATGTCACTCTTATAAACATAGCAAATAATATTGACACGTgtgaaatagaaaattaaaataaaaaacaactgaatccatattttctaattttacttTCTCACATCTGCAAATACTCGTCCACATGGTCCATGTTTACTCGAAAATCATATCATACCTCCACGGACATCTACTTTGTTGGTCCATGAATATAAGTTTCAATGTATATTCTATAACTAAAATACAGAATTTATCATTCATCTAGAGGCACAGTGGAGaggaagaatcaagaatcaaatactagaagatgatgatgcgGTTCACAATGGTTTTGGGACAGAAGGGGACGATGATGATGTTTGGGCTGAGATGACTAGGTGCCTTGGAAGCAAAACAATGTCGATCACAATGGGTGTTTCAATTCgctgattaaaagaaaaacatgtgtTCAATGTTTCCACGTCGACCGTTACAGATATACCCGTGTGGCCGTGTTGATGAAAGTACGAGCGTGTTTGAGGAAGTTCACCCCATCAATCGTGGTTGTTGATTGTTTGTCTTATGCTGTAGTTGATGCCATTTTGTTGGTTAGGACATAGGACGGAGGAAGGAAGTTGCggcattcaataaataaaatttggtgatatttaattagaattttttataatttataaaaacaatattaaaatataaattttaatgagttgttatttaagaaaaaaaaatcgataAATTTCTATCAtactttttagtataaaaatatataattatataaattctttagattttgttaattttttttctttttttattggttatgaattttcttttctctcaccacacatatcattttctttctttaatattctttaaaatctatatgttatatatatttttgttattcttatagaacaaaaaatgtcaaatatataCTCCTCCGATAtgcacttttttctttgttttctaaattaaatatttgtcttatgtGTTATGactaatcatgttttttttaattatgtaggAAAAAAGGTATTCATAAATACACATTGCGGAATAAAAGgatctatattatatttaaattatattataaacagaTGACATATTAAAAAGTGTACCTGTTGATGAACTCTTGAAGCAtaaaaattcttcaacagtGTGAAGTGATATTTTACATGTATCTACCGAGACTGACCTCTTTTCGTTAACAACTTTgacaagtgaaaaaataataatagagaaGTGATATTGGGATGATTTCAACGTGCAGTCCAATACTCTATTTATAGCATGATAAGGATACCAAATTtctgatcaaatcaaaatcattgttgataatatccttttttaagttatattatttCCTATTAGCTTTTATTACTAACCATttagcaattaaaattgaaataataattaaccaGTCAAACTTGTATCTAGTCGCATTTTCAACCCaaattccaaatacaaaataatgcatgtttgtttctcttctttcaccaaatctttcatattatttatattttctgtgctagcaaaaatataataatattccacctttttgaaatcaattaatcatttgatcatattaaattctctaatttaattaatcatcaaatattaaaataatttttttaacatagatTAGAACACTCGTTTGTGTGTAACCCCGTATGTTCAATAATAAGTCAGTAATatgttaatcaaattaatatactaatcaagGTAGGTGTCTAACAACACTCCTTAACGTCCGGATAACATGAAGTAacattttactttcaagaaccattagaagagtagtGTAATAATTTATTCCATCTTTACAGCTCTGGATTAACTCTAGAGTATGGTATTACTGTCAAACCCTTTTGAGTTAACtcataatgacttaagaaactcatttcttctttcatttaattttcctgatcagaatataattttattcatagagttcaaactcattaccaagagttgatggattccttcttgattaatcattaattctacagatatttaatcatatccaatatccattcaacaagtgctctaaagcattaggtgtctggaattaaaataaaacaagtaatctattaattactatgacaatctcaggtcaaagaaaactattatatctcttcttgagaattttctattgacagtttatggtaaattttaaccattaaaattttttaattgagtcaGTTCAATTATCACATCAATATGtgactcatctatatatgcaaattaataaatgagatctattaatatttatccaataaatattatcacatatatattaatctatccgAATTATTTATATCCTATTTACAATAATCATATGATCAAGAAcggtttagattaaaattagaacaaacttgtttctcattatcataatctctattataataacaagtctttaattttaatcaaagacATTATCAAATGGACCATTTAATCAAATGGTGAAATaggacaatgaaaataaaataataatttattattaaaattagaattgattacatgatgacTTGGATTGTgaacatacaaatttattttcaacagACTATATTCATAACATGTTCAATGTAATATTTTCGTGACTGTCACTCTTAATTTCACAATCTACATAACTCAATAACTCTTCTAccaatttttcataatttttcaccCCAACTACTCTCTTCTAGTATATGTTTATTATTGCATTTCATTTAAACATGTCATTAGatttatcatgaaataattgtagtaattaaaaaattaaaaaaaccaacatataattttaaatttatcatttaaatccaaaagtaagaatgaaaaaatgttattacaaaaaagattaatataagATGACATAAAGCTAAAATCACTGTAActattaaaagattttaaaaaattattttggttttattttttaatccaaacctcatcatttcttattattttcttttcactaactcttgtaattttgaatgtgtttttaaaattctttcaaatcttataaatctataaagtcttttcaaattctttaaattttaaaaatataaatttattaaaatttaaactatcatAAAAGTCTTCTAAAGAGATTTGATAAGccataatatttttacataatcTATAAAATTCACaagaattttttatgttaaaataactTTGTAAAATCCTAATCCAATAAATCTCCCTAATATTaaagtgattatttttattttggtgttaAATATGCTctattaaaatgttatttttctctctcatttatttatcaaatatataattctccttttatattttgtattgtgAAGATAATGgtattttttatagtatttaacatgaagataaaatattttataagaaatttcTTAAGGTTCTACTTAGGAGagtcttaattaaattttaactttagtATTAAAATCTAATATGTCATTGCTCCAAATAATACTgaactcaaattttttaaataagatttaagtTCAAATTatgtagataaaaataataattgaaatggGAGTATTTGATTAAAGGTGACAAGATAGATTTTCTCaagaaaattaatcatcaatgaAACTGATTAATATTCCGTTATAAAAAACTCATGCATATCTAACCGaagattttacttaaatatttcAATCCTTAAATTGGCATTGAACAgctgtgaaaagaaaaagttaagtgGCTAGCTATGtgtatatattatcaattagcCTTCAATTAAATCACTCCACGATATTATCCAACTTTCTTACGTTCTCTTTTATAATTACTACTATTATTTTGCTGATCTAATTTCTTATGTCATTCAATGACACACTTTCTTTCCCCCTATAATAATATAATGCAAACAAAGTTCTGCGTAAAGAGTAAAGGAAGTGTCAAAGTACGTATAAATCTAGGATGCTATTGTTTATGAAAAAAACAGCTTTGGCTGCAAATTCGGATGAAAGTTcttagcaataaaaaaaaaaaactagcagtGTTAGGGAAACTGCAGggttattgtttattaaaaaaaaaacagctttGGCAGCAAATTCGGATGAAAGTTCTtagccataaaaaaaaaaaaaacccactaGCACTGTTTGGGAAACTGCAGagttattaattaatgaaacatttaatTAGTAGTTCCTATACGATAAATGTTAATCAAAAGAACATTAATtaagaaacttaaaataaaaatctttttattagaaaagaaaaaattatattatacatgATCTTTTTTATACTCGTATGATTTACAcattctcttttttaatttgttaactaATACTATAAAAATACTCGATTAGCAAGACTCTTCCTACATAAATAACGTATTATAATCATTGGGTTCGTAATTATGGCGATTCTTGAGCCTTAATCACCGTTCTCGAACTGCTTACTattgcaataacataataataacacCACCACAAGGAAATTGAGTGTTCGTGAAGCTGCTGAAGCCTTAGCCAAcaaccaaatattttttaaaaacaaacaagCGGGTCTCTTATCCCCAACATAtccacaaaagaaaaagaacaatatGACAATGTTATTTTGACAATTTTTCCACACAAAAAAAGTGTAGGGCATcctttaaataaactaaaaaaccaAAGGACAAAGTGGTAATTCACCAGGGTTGGCACCCCATATAAACTACAACAACAGCTCCCAAATACATAACACAACACTGATCACTCTCACACACACTATTTGTAAAATTTTCTATCTAAACCTGCCCCCTTAAggacacaacaaaaaaaatgtttagccCTTCGCATCTCAAAACCTTGTACCCTCTTCAACAAGCCTTCTCAGTAAAACCATCTTCAACCATAAGCTCCATGAAGCTAAAGAGAATCGTGCACACCCTCATAGTCTCCCACTTGTGCCGAATCATTCGTGCACTCTCCAAAGTCAAAGATGTAATGGTTGAGATTCTTAAAGAAAACTCAACCACCATCCACTTCCCTCACAAAAAACATTGCAATAGACGCAAGAAGATCATCCTAGGCTCCTTCAGGCTCCACTACAACTGGTGCTCCTCCAAATCCTCGCACGTGTTGCCGGTCCCCGAACCGATTTATGCCACGTGCCGcgacgacgacgacgaagaTTGCCCCTACCTAAGGTGGCTTGAGGAGAAGAAGGTTGAAGGTGAAGGTGGTGGTGATAGTAATAATAAGGGTGCAAGTGCAACACGTAATGAGCATGTTGAAATGAACGAGATTGATGTGTTAGCAGAAATGTTCATTGCCAATTGCCACGAGAAGTTCAGGTTGGAAAAGCAAGAGTCTGATAGGAGGTTCCATGAAATGCTGGCTAGAAGCATGTGAAACAAAAAAGCTCAACACATGTTTTGGTCTTTCTTTTGAAAGTTGGTTTCCCACGTTCGAATTCGAACTTCTTGTTGACTATTTGGGAAAAGCTTGTCCATCATCATCGCATATCATATCAAATGTGTCCAgggttttatttattgtttacgggtcatatatattaatttgcctttttctttttatccaaaCTTTTCAAAAGACTAAGGggggtttgaactttgaagagtTGTACATTATATAGGGAATATGGGATTGGGAATTGTGCAATTCTTCTGTCTGTTGATACGGTCACGGTagctttaacttttaatttgcaGACCTTATTATGACAATAATTGAGAAGTGCTGTTTGAAATTATGCAGATCTCACCTTATAGAAAAACTACATGACCTCTCTGCTTAGAagttgttttcaattttcatatcAATGTAAGTTTTGATAATAATAtgcagttttttctttttttggaaacTATTGTATATTTGTTCGTCCATATGGAATAGCTAGAAAGGCTgcacaaaataatatatgaatttgAACAACAGCTAGCCAAGTACGTACAAATGAATTGATGAGGAAGTTACTCATATTTTGGCTAAGTTACTCACATTGAAAGCCAATACAAATTTACACAGTGCCCTGTCTTCCAGAGACCTAAAcatagttataaattattggACATCAGCATCGTATCCGTTGTTAATCGATTTTTGGTGTTACTTGCTTGTTTGCTAGTCCGTGTTCGGGTTGCGGCCAAAATAACGTGAAAGAAGTATCAAACTATCCAATTCATTTGTTAACATATTTGTTTAGTAGCTTCTTGGAGTCGAGTGCCAATGTGATATTTTTGGTATACTattccttatttaattatttcttggGGAGTaccaatatgatatttttttaaccacTTGAAGCTTCCAGCATCCTACCGTATCTCACGCAGATTGCATAGCTACGGAGCACATGTCAATTGTAGATCATGATTTTACAAAACTCCATTTAGTTCAATTTGTTAACCAAGTTTTAAAGCACTTCTAGTTGCCTATTTGGTGATGCACTGCCACTTCTTGCATTATAATGTTGTTGCCCATATGTTGAATCATCTAACACCTGCAGCACCTCCAGCATCAAGAAATGTTGCAGCCCTGCCACCTGTAGCAAATGGGTCCACAACACCTGCCATTAAGACCCGCATATTCAACAAGTTTAAATATGTCATTTGTGCTAGTTCAATAAAGAGTAGACTCAGTCTCCACCCAATTCACCTACTCCAACCCCTCCCTTcctttttatccttttcttttctctttgaattttttttctataactaCCAAAATTAAGGTATTTGGTTTCTCAGTGCCACTCCAAGATATCCCTACAAGTTTTATTTCTTTGGGTCCGTTATGAAGCTAATCCTCCATTTGAAATTTAATCACAGTTAAAACAACTCGCACATTCCCAAGAGTGTATTTTGTAGGAATCGAATTCAATCCTTTCTTATAAACTCAACGTGTGTTGTTACCTAAGCAATACCCATTGAgtctctttaaaatttaatttgcaaacatttgaagaaatttcagaaattaaGATAAGGGATAAATCATTAGGAAGGTAAAAAATATGCTTTCTGTAACACACTAGGTGGAAGATACACTAACAGAAAAGACTAGTTCTTGGATTCATGGCAGAGAATCTTAATTAACCTTAACATGATTTAGacagtaataatatatattaaaatgatgGTCCCCATTAGGTAGGTAAGTGCATGGATCAATATGCACGCACTCTCACTCACTACCGGACAGCTAGACAGGTTTGAAACAGGCAACATATATAGTTACGGTGATAGATCCAACATCTAGTACTTTTCAAACCCAAATCATGTTCACAAGTAATATAAACTAATTGAATGACTTTGTCATCTATTTCTGCAATCTTCTAATGTACTAACTTAGATGGTTATCCTTTTTATCCCACCCACTGATTGTGTTCTGTCTTACTTGACTAGAATAACAtgtaagaaaaaagagaaaaatggaaATCTTGTAGAGCCTTAAAGGAAGAGCACATGTTCATGACAAGAGCACAGGTCATTGATGTTATGTGCTGATGCACTTGATCTTAAACAAAGAAAAGTTGCATTCTTTTACCGTaattaggacatcaattggcTTTGGTTACTCTACCAGGTCAGCCAAAGGGCGGCATATCCTGCCTTTGCTTACAAATTACGAGTATACAGTATTTAGAAGTTTTTTTGATACCTTGATCATGAATCACATATATGCCAGCATCATTTACTCAATAGTTTGAGTATCTCAATAATTGAGCAAAAATAAACCGAGCAATCAAAATAGATGGTAAAAGAATTATTTATCCTCAAGTGGGTTCCTGAAAGTCAGAGATAGGCTAATTTATAGTAGCTAATTGCAAGGGTAGAGGACTAAAagtttatttaatcaatttttaagtATACAAATATTTGTCTAGTTCTGCCATGATATAGCTCCACTGTCTTAGGACGATCCcaaatatgattaaataaaaaatttggatAACGAAATATGCTAAGTCTCACATCAACCTTGTGCATGATTAGACTATCTTATGTAATGGTTGAGGAATCTCAACTATTTGCGGTGAAAGGAACATAATTAATAGGAAGCTAGCACATCTTCATGTCGTATATATCAGGCCATTTATTACGTTCTCATTTCTCAATagtaatactatttttttccaCAGAATTAATTTTCACATATTTCTCTCTATATCTAGCTACTAATCTGGTCTGCGTAAGTACAGAAGTACAGAAATTAAGACCAGTCAATAGCCTTTTGCAATTACAGGGTTAATAGGACGGTAAAAGAAGGTAGCAATGGCATCAATACTGATGCCTTTTATTCTACTGAGTTATGCTTTATTCCGAAACTTCTTTAGCTGCTTTATTGAGGATATGTATGGATTGGAAGCTTTAGTAGATACAAATTTGGTGCCTTTGGTCTCCTTGTTACCATAGAAACTGcttttacacataaaagtgaaaGGGTGGAACAACTTGGGATTTTATTCTCAAGGACAGTATCAAATGAGTGAGGTGGGGGAGCTGCTTCGGTCTGCCTCTAATTCCTCACTTGGACCACTGTACGGCATAGCCCAGCTAGTAATCAACATTGTGGGTCTGTATTGTAATTGTGTATTTGTATACAGATCACAAAtattgttatcaaatacaattgTATTTAAAGTCAGCTAAAGTTATTATGGATGATCtagttttttttctcaaatattaTACTCGCATTTTCGGTCAGactaaattcttttaaaatgttctcatatcatttgatttatataatctaatttttatattatctatatcaatatataaaggttataaatataaatgattagTATCATAATCAGTTCAAGTTATCGAAACTTATGAGAATATCTTAAGATTTTACCAAAAAGTTAACCATCAAATCACTTGTTAAGGAATACAACAAAAATGACACACAAGGATATCTCTATTAATGAACAACAAGCTACACAAGTGAATTTAATATCAAATCTCACTCAAAAGCATAAGGCATATTTGGTATATAGATCATTGTCACTTATATATGTTGTGGGTTGGCCAAAAGATAGCATAGTTCAAGCCATTTGTtaggtcctcaatttttttttatattacttccTCTCTCACATTATCATTGTCATCCTAAATTATGTTACATAGATAAAGaaaaaccaataaataaataaataaataaaaaataatagtaattttataaaattaatcttattatcattaattcattttttgttttactagttcatatcattaatatcataaggaatataagtaaaaaacaagtaattaatattacattgaaaagttaaaatgccaattattttaaaataatttgttagcTAATTTAATGCAGTAGCGAGTATAATTAAtatgtgttttttctttgtgAAAGTTTCAAAATCATGTTGGATGAAAAcctacttttat is a window encoding:
- the LOC100803442 gene encoding uncharacterized protein, which produces MFSPSHLKTLYPLQQAFSVKPSSTISSMKLKRIVHTLIVSHLCRIIRALSKVKDVMVEILKENSTTIHFPHKKHCNRRKKIILGSFRLHYNWCSSKSSHVLPVPEPIYATCRDDDDEDCPYLRWLEEKKVEGEGGGDSNNKGASATRNEHVEMNEIDVLAEMFIANCHEKFRLEKQESDRRFHEMLARSM